In Humulus lupulus chromosome 7, drHumLupu1.1, whole genome shotgun sequence, the following are encoded in one genomic region:
- the LOC133792381 gene encoding uncharacterized protein LOC133792381, which produces MVKSRDEATRDLVLESGVIHFDKKPVVLWPWTTDIDSLKSVKSVPVWIRVPDLGLQYWGVNCLNALVSTIGKPIRIDKITKDRSLIKFARVLVDMEIAKSLPQYINYLNERGQVLEQPVEYEWLPTKCSNFGIGALLSTKIKGEKIKDVMSSTFVGWDYYSSLRLEGIILLIWKASLVRIEAVQESDQFLHCRVRICNSKHDFCLTIVYGSNLLEARRILWYDLAHLLFPIKPWVLLGDSNAVFDPNVRMGGRPISVKELEDARKWLDLGLVEELKVIGSYYTWSNNQEGGNRIYAKLDRVFSNEDWLDYFPSVTVVSHWEAKSNLYNDPNNSCLNAAEREAFLEISKQEKLYASFLSQKSKIDWLRFGDENSSFFHASLKKRKVANRIVSFISGEASGSIDPHTIALGPVLDLDAQLELIKLFSSQEVKAALFSIQPIKSPGPDGYGAGFFKALWKHIGKEVSQAVLDFFYSRYIPKFLNNTIIALIPKVDHPGAFIKHRSFAYNVLILQDLIKGYNRKNSSPRCMMKIDISKAYDSIDWDFLENLLKALCFPSHFIRWIMVCLRASKEKDFKFHPLCKSLSLISLSFADDLLLFCKANTASVQIIQRAFEGFSSSLGLIINNHKSRIYFGGVSTTVKASILEISQLVEGFFPLTYLGVSLRPTKWKAIDCDIILKKIRLRLRVWASRHLSYAGRVQLVHSVLMGIHNYWMSIFLLPQGVIRDIDRLCRNFLWGEKGSRRKLHLTSWEQIYHVASYKPEAAHNGSSSPIPCLNCPKKKHEPELLSLHVLQTEEANLYHYLQLRGIIPASPSPVENLLVPASKFV; this is translated from the exons ATGGTGAAATCAAGGGATGAAGCTACGCGTGATCTGGTTCTGGAATCGGGGGTGATTCACTTTGATAAGAAGCCTGTAGTTCTTTGGCCCTGGACGACAGACATTGATTCATTAAAGTCAGTAAAATCAGTGCCAGTGTGGATCCGAGTACCTGACCTTGGTTTACAATATTGGGGAGTGAATTGCTTAAATGCTCTTGTGAGTACAATAGGTAAGCCTATAAGGATAGATAAGATAACCAAAGATAGATCTCTGATTAAGTTTGCTCGTGTTTTGGTGGATATGGAGATAGCTAAATCTCTACCTCAATATATTAATTACCTTAATGAGAGGGGTCAAGTTCTGGAGCAACCTGTTGAGTATGAATGGTTACCTACTAAATGCTCAAATT TTGGAATTGGGGCTCTTCTTTCAACAAAAATCAAGGGAGAGAAAATTAAGGATGTTATGAGTTCTACTTTTGTTGGTTGGGATTATTACAGTAGTTTGAGATTGGAGGGTATAATTTTACTGATTTGGAAGGCTAGTTTGGTTCGTATTGAAGCTGTCCAAGAAAGTGACCAATTTTTACATTGTAGAGTTCGAATATGCAATAGCAAACATGATTTTTGTCTTACTATTGTGTATGGTTCTAATCTGTTGGAGGCTAGGAGAATCCTTTGGTATGATTTGGCTCATTTGCTCTTCCCAATTAAACCTTGGGTCCTCTTAGGAGATTCTAATGCTGTTTTTGACCCTAATGTCAGAATGGGTGGGAGGCCAATCTCAGTGAAAGAATTAGAGGATGCTAGGAAGTGGCTTGACCTTGGTTTGGTGGAAGAACTGAAGGTAATTGGATCTTATTACACGTGGTCTAACAATCAGGAAGGGGGGAACCGCATATACGCTAAGTTGGATAGGGTGTTTTCTAATGAGGACTGGTTGGATTATTTTCCAAGTGTTACTGTTGTCTCTCATTGGGAG GCCAAATCCAATCTTTACAATGACCCAAATAATAGCTGTTTGAATGCTGCAGAAAGAGAAGCTTTCCTGGAAATTAGTAAACAGGAGAAGCTCTATGCTAGTTTTCTTTCTCAAAAGAGCAAAATTGATTGGCTTCGTTTTGGTGATGAAAATTCCTCTTTTTTTCATGCTAGTCTGAAGAAAAGGAAAGTCGCCAATAGGATTGTGTCTTTTATCTCTGGTGAAG CTTCAGGTAGCATTGACCCTCACACTATTGCTCTTGGCCCGGTTTTGGATCTTGATGCCCAATTGGAGTTAATCAAACTGTTCTCCTCTCAAGAAGTTAAAGCTGCTCTGTTTAGTATTCAACCTATAAAGAGCCCTGGTCCTGATGGCTATGGGGCTGGATTCTTCAAAGCTTTATGGAAGCATATAGGCAAGGAGGTGTCCCAGGCagtgcttgattttttttattctagGTATATTCCTAAATTTCTGAATAATACTATCATAGCTCTCATTCCTAAGGTGGATCATCCA GGAGCTTTTATAAAGCACAGATCGTTTGCTTATAATGTCCTCATTCTTCAAGACTTGATAAAGGGTTACAATAGGAAAAATAGTTCTCCTCGGTGCATGATGAAGATTGACATTAGTAAAGCTTACGATTCTATTGATTGGGATTTCTTGGAGAACCTATTGAAAGCTCTTTGTTTTCCTAGTCACTTTATTAGATGGATCATGGTTTGTTTGAGAG CCTCTAAGGAGAAAGATTTCAAATTTCATCCTCTTTGCAAATCTCTAAGTCTTATTAGTCTCAGTTTTGCTGATGATTTACTGCTATTTTGTAAAGCTAATACTGCTTCAGTTCAGATCATTCAAAGAGCTTTTGAGGGTTTTTCTTCTTCCTTGGGTTTGATAATCAACAATCATAAGTCTCGTATCTACTTTGGTGGAGTGTCTACTACTGTTAAAGCTTCTATTCTGGAGATATCTCAGCTGGTTGAAGGATTCTTCCCTCTGACATACCTTGGAGTTTCTTTGAGACCAACAAAGTGGAAGGCAATTGACTGTGATATCATTCTCAAGAAGATCAGGTTGAGGCTGCGTGTCTGGGCTAGTAGACATCTATCTTATGCAGGTCGGGTTCAACTAGTGCACTCAGTTTTGATGGGGATTCATAATTATTGGATGAGCATTTTTCTGTTACCTCAAGGTGTTATTAGAGACATTGATCGTCTTTGTAGGAACTTTCTTTGGGGAGAGAAGGGTTCCCGGAGAAAACTTCATCTTACCTCTTGGGAGCAA ATTTATCATGTGGCAAGCTATAAACCAGAAGCTGCTCATAATGGATCTTCTTCTCCTATTCCTTGTTTGAACTGTCCG
- the LOC133792382 gene encoding uncharacterized protein LOC133792382, which translates to MEDVLAKAWAQIKWEEDEANYYHSSPRKDTRRNSRADRWQSDRQSEPYPYPNRSKNRRREYNRSSETRLRDGPKILEYNLSISTAEVVGVLKGLRDKVKWPERMRTPSDQRDKAKLCEFHNDHGHRMDECIALRLEVSNLLRRGHLTDLLTDKGKRTFQQEADKSDVQREVTPPKPPTHERTVNVITGGSEVSGVTHSAAKRHARQTNWIKGESSGTEKNTINLPAQTISFSTTESTRLLNPHHDALVIALYIVDCLTKRILIDNGSSANILCLSALREMGIEESKIIKKTTILIGLVESKRTH; encoded by the coding sequence ATGGAAGACGTTCTCGCCAAAGCCTGGGCACAGATCAAATGGGAGGAGGATGAAGCTAACTATTATCACTCTTCTCCAAGGAAAGACACTCGAAGAAACTCAAGGGCAGACAGATGGCAGAGTGATAGACAATCCGAACCATACCCGTATCCCAACAGATCAAAGAACAGAAGGAGGGAGTACAACCGGTCGTCCGAGACACGTCTGCGAGATGGACCAAAGATACTAGAATACAATCTTTCAATTTCAACAGCCGAAGTCGTTGGCGTACTGAAAGGACTCAGAGACAAAGTGAAATGGCCGGAAAGGATGAGGACTCCATCTGACCAGCGAGACAAAGCAAAATTGTGTGAGTTCCACAATGACCACGGTCACCGAATGGATGAGTGCATTGCCTTAAGACTGGAAGTATCCAACCTGTTAAGACGTGGTCACCTGACTGACTTACTCACAGACAAAGGCAAAAGAACATTCCAGCAGGAGGCAGACAAGTCAGACGTCCAAAGAGAAGTAACCCCGCCGAAGCCACCTACTCATGAACGGACAGTGAACGTAATAACTGGTGGCTCTGAGGTAAGCGGAGTCACCCATTCAGCAGCCAAAAGACATGCCAGGCAGACCAACTGGATCAAAGGAGAGTCCAGCGGGACAGAGAAGAATACCATCAACCTACCAGCTCAAACCATCAGTTTCTCAACAACAGAGTCAACCAGACTCCTCAACCCACATCATGATGCTCTTGTCATTGCACTTTACATTGTTGATTGTCTTACTAAACGTATACTTATTGATAATGGTAGTTCAGCTAACATTCTATGTTTAAGTGCTCTCAGGGAAATGGGGATAGAAGAATCAAAGATCATAAAGAAAACTACAATCCTCATCGGTTTAGTGGAGAGCAAAAGAACACACTAG